The following are from one region of the Coffea eugenioides isolate CCC68of chromosome 2, Ceug_1.0, whole genome shotgun sequence genome:
- the LOC113760478 gene encoding mitochondrial arginine transporter BAC1 isoform X2: MAFESSLAFGIYSQTKQLLQGGFHSDKPQPQAIIPAGAFAGSIISSILCPTELVKCRMQVQGTDSLISYSSRYNSPLDCAIKTVKAEGPTGIFRGGYTTLLRESLGNASFFTTYEYVRYYMHLQLKDASPHQTHLIDVGIGIMSGGLGGIACWCVVLPFDVAKTIIQTTPDKISTRNPFQVLTSIYRRSGLRGCYAGLGPTVVRAFPANAAAIVTWELAVKMLGIMRD; the protein is encoded by the exons ATGGCTTTTGAAAGTTCACTTGCTTTTGGCATTTACTCTCAAACAAAACAGCTCCTGCAG GGCGGATTTCATAGTGATAAGCCGCAGCCTCAGGCGATTATTCCTGCTGGAGCTTTTGCTGGATCTATTATTAGTTCTATACTCTGTCCAACGGAGCTTGTGAAG TGTAGGATGCAAGTTCAAGGCACAGATTCCTTGATCTCATATTCCAGTAGATACAATAGTCCTCTTGACTGTGCCATTAAAACAGTAAAAGCTGAGGGG CCTACAGGCATTTTTCGGGGAGGATACACAACCTTGCTTAGAGAATCGTTGGGTAATGCATCTTTCTTTACCACTTATGAATATGTTCGCTACTACATGCACTTGCAACTGAAAGATGCTTCCCCTCATCAGACCCACTTGATTGATGTGGGAATCGGGATAATGAGTGGTGGTCTTGGTGGTATAGCA TGCTGGTGTGTTGTCCTTCCTTTTGATGTTGCAAAAACCATTATACAGACTACCCCTGATAAAATCTCTACAAGAAATCCATTTCAGGTCTTAACCTCG ATTTACAGGAGATCCGGGCTTAGAGGATGCTACGCGGGACTGGGTCCTACTGTGGTAAGGGCATTTCCTGCTAATGCTGCTGCAATTGTCACATGGGAGCTAGCTGTGAAAATGTTGGGGATCATGCGTGACTAG
- the LOC113760478 gene encoding mitochondrial arginine transporter BAC1 isoform X1, translating into MGESSGYKEYVAGMWAGVATVIVGHPFDTVKVKLQKHNTAANGIKYKNGLHCTARILKTEGVQGLYRGATSSFLGMAFESSLAFGIYSQTKQLLQGGFHSDKPQPQAIIPAGAFAGSIISSILCPTELVKCRMQVQGTDSLISYSSRYNSPLDCAIKTVKAEGPTGIFRGGYTTLLRESLGNASFFTTYEYVRYYMHLQLKDASPHQTHLIDVGIGIMSGGLGGIACWCVVLPFDVAKTIIQTTPDKISTRNPFQVLTSIYRRSGLRGCYAGLGPTVVRAFPANAAAIVTWELAVKMLGIMRD; encoded by the exons ATGGGGGAGAGTTCAGGGTATAAAGAATATGTGGCAGGTATGTGGGCAGGCGTTGCAACTGTCATTGTTGGTCATCCTTTTGACACTGTCAAG GTCAAGCTCCAAAAGCACAATACAGCAGCTAACGGGATAAAGTACAAGAATGGCCTGCATTGTACTGCTAGAATACTGAAGACTGAAGGA GTTCAAGGTCTCTATCGAGGTGCAACGTCTTCTTTTCTGGGAATGGCTTTTGAAAGTTCACTTGCTTTTGGCATTTACTCTCAAACAAAACAGCTCCTGCAG GGCGGATTTCATAGTGATAAGCCGCAGCCTCAGGCGATTATTCCTGCTGGAGCTTTTGCTGGATCTATTATTAGTTCTATACTCTGTCCAACGGAGCTTGTGAAG TGTAGGATGCAAGTTCAAGGCACAGATTCCTTGATCTCATATTCCAGTAGATACAATAGTCCTCTTGACTGTGCCATTAAAACAGTAAAAGCTGAGGGG CCTACAGGCATTTTTCGGGGAGGATACACAACCTTGCTTAGAGAATCGTTGGGTAATGCATCTTTCTTTACCACTTATGAATATGTTCGCTACTACATGCACTTGCAACTGAAAGATGCTTCCCCTCATCAGACCCACTTGATTGATGTGGGAATCGGGATAATGAGTGGTGGTCTTGGTGGTATAGCA TGCTGGTGTGTTGTCCTTCCTTTTGATGTTGCAAAAACCATTATACAGACTACCCCTGATAAAATCTCTACAAGAAATCCATTTCAGGTCTTAACCTCG ATTTACAGGAGATCCGGGCTTAGAGGATGCTACGCGGGACTGGGTCCTACTGTGGTAAGGGCATTTCCTGCTAATGCTGCTGCAATTGTCACATGGGAGCTAGCTGTGAAAATGTTGGGGATCATGCGTGACTAG
- the LOC113761063 gene encoding squamosa promoter-binding protein 1, producing MEASKAEGKRSMKQVAAEEDGDDDEDVGEESKKRRALTLSGEKATGISGSIQPSCQVDDCSADMKDSKPYHRRHKVCEHHSKAPIVLVAGVRQRFCQQCSRFHDLSEFDEAKRSCRRRLAGHNERRRKSSYDSRGEG from the exons ATGGAAGCAAGCAAAGCAGAAGGGAAGAGGAGCATGAAACAGGTGGCGGCGGAGGAGGATggagatgatgatgaagatgttGGGGAGGAGAGTAAGAAGAGAAGAGCATTGACCCTCTCCGGAGAAAAGGCCACCGGCATATCAGGGTCAATCCAACCTTCTTGTCAAGTTGATGACTGCTCTGCTGATATGAAGGATTCCAAGCCATATCATCGTCGCCACAAGGTCTGTGAGCATCACTCCAAGGCCCCAATTGTCCTCGTTGCCGGAGTCAGGCAACGCTTCTGTCAGCAATGCAGCAG GTTTCATGATTTATCAGAGTTTGACGAAGCTAAGAGGAGTTGTCGCAGACGCCTGGCAGGCCACAATGAACGTCGCCGCAAAAGCTCTTACGACTCCCGTGGAGAAGGGTAA